In the Flavobacterium pallidum genome, one interval contains:
- a CDS encoding ABC transporter ATP-binding protein yields the protein MIQAKNIHKHYGELHVLKGVNLHIQKGEIVSIVGASGAGKTTLLHILGTLDKADAENTTQLLINGEDVLKMNDKSLSRFRNVNLGFIFQFHQLLPEFTALENVCIPAYIAGKGKSETEAEAKRLLEYLGLSHRISHKPGELSGGEQQRVAVARALINKPAVIFADEPSGNLDTASAENLHQLFFKLRDEFNQTFVIVTHNEEFANMADRKLIMSDGNIVG from the coding sequence ATGATCCAGGCGAAAAATATCCACAAACATTACGGCGAACTTCATGTTCTGAAAGGCGTGAATCTGCACATTCAGAAAGGCGAAATCGTATCCATTGTGGGCGCATCTGGAGCGGGGAAAACCACGTTGCTGCATATTTTAGGCACTCTGGATAAAGCCGATGCCGAAAACACCACGCAATTGCTGATCAATGGCGAAGATGTATTGAAGATGAATGATAAAAGCCTGTCGCGTTTCCGTAATGTGAATCTGGGGTTTATCTTCCAGTTCCACCAGCTTTTGCCGGAATTTACGGCTCTGGAGAATGTTTGCATCCCGGCATACATCGCCGGAAAAGGAAAATCTGAGACGGAAGCTGAGGCAAAAAGGCTTTTGGAATACCTCGGACTTTCGCACCGCATTTCCCACAAACCCGGGGAACTCTCCGGCGGGGAACAGCAAAGGGTGGCCGTGGCGCGCGCATTGATCAACAAGCCTGCAGTGATTTTTGCCGATGAACCGTCGGGAAATCTGGATACCGCTTCCGCAGAAAACCTGCACCAATTATTTTTTAAGCTCCGCGACGAATTCAACCAAACCTTTGTGATTGTTACACATAATGAGGAATTTGCCAATATGGCCGACCGCAAACTGATCATGTCTGATGGCAATATCGTGGGTTAA
- a CDS encoding DUF6787 family protein yields MAQIKPMGKLKQRWGITSNLQMAVIFVVFAINGTLSAEISKFLMGLMHISKENTALYFYYPLLLILVLPLYPFLLMVFGYLFGQSAFFFPFAKKMLRSIGLGFIFGQKKTP; encoded by the coding sequence TTGGCACAAATTAAACCGATGGGCAAACTTAAACAACGCTGGGGCATTACTTCCAACCTGCAGATGGCGGTGATTTTTGTGGTGTTTGCAATCAATGGAACGCTTTCGGCGGAGATTTCTAAATTTTTAATGGGCCTGATGCACATCAGCAAAGAGAATACGGCATTGTATTTTTACTATCCGCTGTTGCTTATTTTGGTGCTTCCCCTCTACCCTTTCTTACTGATGGTCTTTGGGTATCTTTTTGGGCAATCGGCGTTCTTCTTTCCTTTTGCTAAAAAAATGCTGCGCAGTATCGGCCTTGGATTTATATTCGGGCAAAAAAAAACTCCCTGA
- a CDS encoding ArsR/SmtB family transcription factor produces the protein MGATKTDHFNEKQNQIATLAKALGHPARVAIIEYLMSVDTCICGDIVNVLPLAQPTVSQHLKELKTAGLIKGNIEGNSIFYCINEKALEILQSYFANVSLHLEKKKNNCC, from the coding sequence ATGGGGGCTACCAAAACAGACCATTTCAATGAAAAGCAAAATCAAATCGCCACACTTGCAAAAGCGCTTGGGCATCCTGCCCGTGTTGCGATCATAGAATATCTCATGAGTGTTGACACTTGTATTTGTGGCGACATCGTAAATGTCTTACCACTCGCCCAGCCTACAGTCTCACAACATTTAAAAGAACTTAAGACTGCGGGCTTAATAAAAGGGAATATCGAAGGGAATTCGATCTTTTACTGCATCAACGAAAAAGCATTGGAGATACTGCAATCCTATTTTGCAAATGTTTCCTTGCACCTTGAAAAGAAAAAAAATAATTGCTGCTAA
- a CDS encoding DUF6428 family protein, with product MKLSEIRQILETAETVNFVLENGKSVPDHFHVTEVGIITKHFIDCGGTIRNEKVTNFQLWDANDFEHRLKPGKLQKIIALSEKVLQMDDLEIEVEYQSDTIGKYDLGFDGKNFILLSKKTACLAKDDCGNQNHHEQKNTSKLETSCCSPNGNCC from the coding sequence ATGAAATTATCTGAAATCAGACAAATCCTTGAAACTGCCGAAACTGTAAACTTTGTATTGGAAAACGGAAAATCTGTTCCTGATCATTTCCACGTCACTGAAGTAGGCATTATAACGAAACATTTTATCGATTGTGGGGGAACTATCCGAAATGAAAAAGTAACCAACTTCCAACTGTGGGACGCAAACGATTTTGAGCACCGCTTGAAACCAGGAAAATTGCAAAAGATCATTGCACTTTCAGAAAAGGTGCTGCAAATGGATGATCTTGAAATCGAAGTCGAATATCAGTCTGATACCATTGGAAAATACGATTTGGGATTCGACGGGAAGAATTTCATACTGCTTTCCAAAAAAACGGCGTGCCTCGCAAAAGATGATTGTGGAAACCAAAATCATCATGAGCAAAAAAACACTTCAAAATTGGAAACTTCATGCTGCTCCCCAAATGGAAATTGCTGTTAA
- a CDS encoding DUF6146 family protein: MKKTAFIMLLLSSLMIACMASKNGVPGAPGKDATMAVNDTIRIANDKLEYEIIIIDPGFSSWFNSYAKPRNYYSQPYLEARNSTWVSAWNIRASSPLQYGNLYGMRIDYDSNIDYGYEVNYMLYNYLTYFQIVNKVQLGGFAPRI, encoded by the coding sequence ATGAAAAAGACTGCCTTTATTATGTTGCTGCTTTCGTCTCTCATGATTGCCTGCATGGCTTCTAAAAATGGTGTTCCGGGCGCGCCTGGGAAAGATGCCACCATGGCCGTAAACGACACCATCCGGATTGCAAATGACAAACTGGAATATGAAATTATCATCATTGATCCCGGTTTCAGTTCGTGGTTCAATTCCTATGCAAAGCCACGGAATTATTATTCACAGCCTTATCTCGAAGCACGCAACAGTACCTGGGTCAGTGCTTGGAATATACGGGCTTCGTCACCGCTTCAATACGGTAATCTTTATGGCATGCGGATCGATTACGACAGCAATATCGATTATGGATATGAGGTGAACTATATGTTGTACAATTATCTGACGTATTTCCAGATTGTGAATAAGGTGCAGCTCGGCGGTTTTGCCCCAAGGATATAA
- the msrA gene encoding peptide-methionine (S)-S-oxide reductase MsrA, with the protein MKKVTFLILALLGMACQSKTKENNDAMAATNEPIKMDIQDGMEVATFAGGCFWCTEAIFLELDGVKSVVSGYTGGARPNPTYEQVSSGATGHAEATQITFDPKKISFGELLEVFFATHDPTTLNRQGNDIGTQYRSEIFYHSDAQKQTAEDYIKQLTAAKTYPDPIVTKVSPAVTFYAAENYHQNYYNQNKGQSYCHYVITPKVEKVRKHFKDKLKKE; encoded by the coding sequence ATGAAAAAAGTAACCTTTTTGATATTGGCACTGCTCGGAATGGCGTGCCAATCGAAGACAAAAGAAAACAACGATGCTATGGCAGCAACTAATGAACCTATAAAGATGGATATACAGGATGGAATGGAAGTCGCCACGTTTGCGGGCGGATGCTTTTGGTGTACGGAAGCAATTTTTTTAGAATTGGATGGCGTAAAATCGGTCGTGTCAGGATATACGGGCGGCGCGAGGCCGAATCCTACTTATGAGCAGGTTTCTTCCGGAGCGACGGGCCATGCAGAAGCCACGCAAATCACTTTCGACCCGAAGAAAATTTCGTTCGGAGAATTGCTCGAAGTGTTTTTTGCAACGCATGATCCAACGACGTTAAACCGCCAGGGAAATGACATCGGGACACAGTACAGGAGCGAAATTTTTTACCACAGCGACGCCCAGAAGCAAACCGCTGAAGACTACATTAAACAATTGACTGCTGCCAAAACCTACCCTGATCCGATTGTAACCAAAGTGTCGCCGGCCGTAACCTTTTATGCCGCAGAAAACTACCACCAGAATTATTACAATCAAAATAAAGGCCAGTCATACTGCCATTATGTAATCACTCCGAAAGTTGAAAAAGTGCGTAAGCATTTTAAGGATAAATTGAAAAAGGAATAA
- a CDS encoding arsenate reductase ArsC, which translates to MKNILVLCTGNSCRSQIAEGYLRHFSGNKATVFSAGIETHGVNPKAIAIMKEVGIDISNHTSNNIDEYHGIEFDFVLTVCDNAKENCPFFPTKAKKFHHDFPDPGKATGTEDEILDAFREVRTMIKDYCEHFVSEQIRSYS; encoded by the coding sequence ATGAAAAATATTTTAGTCCTCTGTACGGGTAATAGTTGCCGAAGCCAGATTGCCGAAGGTTATCTCCGCCATTTCTCTGGCAATAAAGCAACAGTGTTTAGCGCCGGGATTGAAACGCACGGCGTAAATCCAAAAGCAATTGCCATTATGAAGGAAGTCGGGATTGATATTTCAAATCATACTTCAAATAACATCGATGAATACCATGGTATCGAATTCGATTTTGTGCTCACGGTTTGTGATAATGCCAAAGAAAACTGCCCGTTTTTTCCAACAAAAGCGAAAAAATTTCATCATGATTTTCCTGATCCGGGGAAAGCAACAGGAACTGAAGATGAAATTCTTGACGCGTTTCGAGAAGTCAGGACAATGATAAAAGATTATTGTGAGCATTTCGTTTCGGAGCAAATCAGGAGCTACAGCTAA
- a CDS encoding TIGR02757 family protein: protein MNQSELKEFLDEKASQYNNPIFIESDPVQIPHLYVLKEDIEISAFLAATVAWGNRKSVIRSAMRMMELMGNSPYDFVMSHTAKDLNRMEGFVHRTFNATDFRTFIVGLQHIYKKYGGMEQLFATNQSEGYLHNSITEFKKRFFEVNHQQRTQKHIADPATNSAAKRIHLFLRWMARKDNSGVDLGIWHSVSPSILSCPLDVHSGNIARSLGLITRRQNDGKALVELDANLRAFDPIDPVKYDYALFGIGAFEKNILL from the coding sequence TTGAACCAGTCCGAATTAAAGGAATTTCTCGATGAAAAAGCCTCGCAATACAACAATCCCATTTTCATAGAATCTGATCCCGTACAGATTCCGCATCTCTATGTACTAAAGGAAGACATTGAGATATCAGCCTTCCTCGCTGCAACCGTTGCCTGGGGGAACCGCAAATCTGTAATCAGAAGCGCCATGAGGATGATGGAACTTATGGGAAATTCCCCTTATGATTTTGTCATGTCGCACACTGCAAAAGACCTAAATCGTATGGAAGGTTTCGTACACCGCACGTTCAATGCCACTGACTTCCGTACTTTTATCGTCGGATTGCAGCATATTTACAAAAAATACGGTGGCATGGAACAGCTGTTTGCCACAAACCAGTCTGAAGGGTACCTGCACAACAGCATCACCGAATTTAAAAAGCGCTTTTTTGAAGTAAATCACCAGCAACGCACTCAAAAGCATATTGCTGACCCGGCTACAAATTCTGCAGCAAAGCGCATTCATTTGTTTTTACGCTGGATGGCAAGAAAGGACAACAGCGGTGTCGATCTTGGTATTTGGCATTCCGTTTCACCATCTATCTTATCATGTCCGCTCGATGTCCATTCCGGAAATATCGCACGCAGCCTGGGCTTGATCACCAGGAGGCAAAACGATGGCAAAGCGCTGGTAGAACTGGATGCTAACCTTCGTGCCTTTGATCCAATCGATCCGGTGAAATATGATTATGCGCTCTTTGGAATCGGCGCTTTTGAAAAAAACATCTTGTTATAA